From one Zhongshania sp. R06B22 genomic stretch:
- a CDS encoding TonB-dependent receptor has translation MQKALTGALTLSALISLPMQSMAQTEATAGKKLQLEEVLVTAQKRMQSLADVPVSVTAFDGDKLKKAGIENLSDLSDYTPNFKMVEGGLLPNVYMRGVGSGSNQGFELSVGIFSDGVHLGRPHQTRGAFMDLERVEVLRGPQSILFGKNAIAGALSLISAKPGDELESYFSGMTGGPDDIQEFSAMVSLPISDSFGVRAAFRSRDEDGYMYNENPALARDEPGVEEFSGRITFGWDPTEAIKSSLKLEKTNRVQRGRQFETSHASALTGCSGENVTLDGIKNTDTEEFAEIDNYNVTLNVDVESAAGTFTSVTAASGFDSEDLFDGDSSSFNTVPLLGMEEYDQLSQEFRFTSPGGEFMDYIFGAFYQSSEMVFDESTPLVVRNGALADAGRDLLGCMINMQTNVSADLDKNFYMNSDAWSGFVQLTFNWSETLRTTLGLRYVREEKEGFRELFLYQSGTRNNVDPVTGAVLSALNIEAHELHRIRDVGVTLPSLNVQWNATPDVMTYFTATQGAKSGSFDARNNNASEGPGGGGTNFEFEDELATAYELGAKMTLADGAAELNFALYHVKYEEMQVSVFDGVAGFVVSNAGSALTQGVEVDSRWLLSESFMLSASLAYLDFEWLDYREGPCVATDDEDICDLTGKQNQQTPKWSASLSGTYSIPLSSSVMLDFTADVSYKDRHFTSGDLDPRGIQDAYTKVNARLAVGEINGRWSLALVGKNLSDEMTVGIGSPTVLDVGGFRGTLEPLRSYYLEGRVQF, from the coding sequence ATGCAGAAAGCCCTGACCGGCGCGCTAACTCTTAGCGCGCTTATAAGTTTACCTATGCAAAGTATGGCGCAGACCGAGGCCACTGCTGGAAAGAAATTACAGCTGGAAGAGGTACTGGTTACTGCCCAGAAACGTATGCAATCTTTGGCCGACGTACCGGTTTCGGTAACCGCATTTGACGGCGATAAGCTGAAAAAAGCCGGGATTGAAAATCTCAGCGACCTGTCTGACTACACGCCTAATTTTAAGATGGTGGAAGGCGGATTATTGCCCAATGTGTATATGCGCGGTGTTGGCTCTGGGTCTAATCAGGGTTTTGAGCTGTCGGTGGGTATCTTTTCTGACGGTGTGCATTTGGGACGGCCGCACCAGACCCGCGGAGCCTTTATGGACCTTGAGCGGGTGGAGGTGTTGCGTGGTCCGCAGTCGATCTTGTTTGGTAAAAACGCCATAGCAGGGGCTTTGAGCCTGATCTCCGCCAAACCTGGTGATGAGCTGGAATCGTACTTCAGTGGTATGACCGGTGGCCCTGACGATATTCAAGAATTTTCAGCAATGGTGTCGCTGCCAATCAGCGATAGCTTTGGGGTGCGGGCGGCATTCCGGAGTCGCGATGAAGACGGTTATATGTATAACGAAAATCCTGCGCTGGCCCGAGACGAGCCCGGTGTTGAGGAGTTTTCGGGGCGGATTACTTTTGGCTGGGATCCCACAGAGGCCATTAAATCGAGCTTAAAGCTAGAGAAGACCAACCGAGTGCAGCGCGGTCGGCAGTTTGAAACCAGTCATGCGAGCGCGCTCACTGGCTGTAGCGGTGAGAATGTCACACTCGACGGTATCAAGAATACCGACACCGAAGAGTTCGCCGAAATTGATAATTATAACGTTACCTTAAACGTGGATGTTGAATCTGCGGCGGGTACGTTTACATCGGTAACAGCGGCCAGCGGCTTTGATTCTGAAGATCTGTTCGACGGTGATTCCAGCAGTTTCAATACAGTGCCTTTGCTGGGTATGGAAGAATACGATCAACTTAGTCAGGAATTTCGTTTTACCTCTCCCGGTGGCGAATTTATGGACTATATCTTTGGTGCCTTTTATCAGAGCAGCGAAATGGTCTTTGATGAGTCTACGCCACTGGTGGTGCGCAATGGCGCGCTGGCAGACGCCGGTCGCGATTTGCTTGGCTGCATGATAAACATGCAGACCAATGTGTCTGCCGATCTCGATAAAAACTTTTATATGAACAGTGATGCCTGGTCTGGTTTTGTGCAGTTGACGTTTAACTGGAGTGAAACCTTGCGTACGACATTAGGCCTTCGCTATGTGCGTGAAGAAAAAGAAGGTTTTAGAGAGTTGTTTCTATATCAATCAGGTACTCGCAATAATGTTGACCCAGTGACTGGCGCGGTGCTGTCGGCCCTTAATATAGAAGCCCATGAACTGCACCGTATTCGCGATGTGGGGGTCACTCTGCCCTCACTGAACGTTCAGTGGAATGCCACTCCAGATGTGATGACCTATTTCACCGCAACCCAGGGTGCTAAGTCTGGCAGCTTTGACGCCCGTAATAATAATGCCAGTGAAGGCCCTGGCGGCGGCGGTACTAATTTTGAGTTTGAAGACGAGTTAGCCACGGCCTATGAGCTCGGCGCCAAAATGACACTTGCCGACGGTGCAGCAGAATTGAACTTTGCTCTTTACCACGTTAAGTACGAGGAAATGCAGGTCAGTGTGTTTGATGGTGTTGCTGGTTTTGTGGTTTCCAATGCTGGTAGCGCATTGACCCAGGGTGTGGAAGTAGATAGCCGCTGGTTGCTCAGTGAATCGTTTATGTTGAGCGCTTCACTTGCCTACTTAGATTTTGAATGGTTGGATTATCGAGAAGGTCCCTGCGTGGCCACTGACGATGAAGACATTTGTGATTTAACGGGTAAGCAAAATCAGCAAACGCCTAAGTGGAGCGCGTCACTTTCTGGTACGTATAGCATTCCCCTGAGTAGCAGCGTCATGCTCGATTTCACCGCGGATGTCTCGTATAAAGATCGCCATTTCACCTCGGGTGATCTTGATCCCCGTGGTATTCAAGATGCCTATACCAAGGTTAATGCGCGCTTGGCAGTGGGTGAGATTAATGGTCGCTGGTCACTGGCTTTAGTAGGCAAAAATCTTAGCGATGAGATGACGGTGGGTATTGGCTCGCCCACAGTGTTAGATGTGGGTGGGTTCCGTGGCACACTTGAGCCCTTGCGATCCTATTACCTTGAGGGGCGCGTGCAGTTCTAA
- a CDS encoding MFS transporter, which translates to MTSKPENAAEDTIDGVPITEPPSALAPLHEPAFFRIWSASLLSNFGHLILGVGVAWEMTRLTDSPSMVALVQTAMMLPLMLVALPAGAIADMFDRRKIAMLGLSIAALFGTSLSLLAYFELTSPWVLLAFCFLIGTGIAIFAPAWQSSIGEQVTSRDLPAAIALNTISYNIARSFGPAVGGLLVVTLGAQAAFAANAAGYLPLILAFFLWKRGHIVSRLPPERISRAIVSGVRYAFHSNPVRTVLIRTFVFGLAAATATALAPLIAKDLLGGNASTFGILLGAGGVGAVAGALLINVFHQRFGTEKSVSALAVVSGIALIGVGCSRTLILTCLGMLIAGGASMLTISLLNISVQLSAPRWVTARALSLFSSMLTGGIAIGAWLWGNVANQWSIEIAIIASGAVMLVMPLLSIFLRLPEANNAGAEAVAISFEPEVALAITMRSGPVVIEIEYQLKPSKARAYYDAMQEVRRVRLRNGGFNWSISRDIADPELWVERFHFPTWGDYLRMRDRYTKADIDAQAAADAATINGSIKHVRRYLDRPFGSVRWDADSPDPKQEPMVQIGPLNN; encoded by the coding sequence ATGACAAGCAAACCCGAGAACGCAGCTGAAGATACCATCGATGGCGTCCCGATTACCGAGCCGCCCTCAGCCTTAGCACCTCTGCACGAGCCGGCGTTTTTCCGCATTTGGAGCGCCAGTCTGCTGTCCAACTTTGGCCACTTGATTCTCGGTGTCGGCGTCGCTTGGGAGATGACCCGTCTCACCGATTCACCCAGTATGGTAGCTTTAGTACAAACCGCCATGATGCTGCCGCTGATGCTGGTTGCACTGCCCGCAGGCGCGATAGCCGATATGTTCGATCGTCGCAAAATTGCCATGCTCGGCCTAAGCATTGCCGCTCTTTTCGGCACCAGCTTGTCACTACTCGCCTATTTTGAATTAACTAGCCCCTGGGTGCTGCTGGCATTCTGCTTTTTAATCGGCACCGGCATCGCCATTTTTGCCCCCGCCTGGCAGTCTTCTATTGGCGAGCAAGTCACAAGCAGAGACCTGCCCGCAGCGATTGCACTCAATACTATTAGTTACAATATTGCCCGCAGCTTTGGCCCCGCAGTGGGCGGGTTGCTCGTGGTCACCCTTGGCGCTCAAGCCGCCTTTGCCGCCAATGCAGCCGGCTATCTACCGCTGATTCTGGCTTTCTTTCTGTGGAAACGCGGGCATATTGTCTCGCGCCTGCCGCCCGAACGTATTAGCCGCGCTATTGTCTCTGGGGTCCGCTATGCGTTTCATTCCAACCCCGTCCGAACGGTGCTGATACGCACCTTCGTTTTTGGCCTAGCCGCCGCAACAGCAACCGCTCTAGCGCCGCTTATTGCCAAAGACTTGCTCGGTGGCAATGCCAGTACCTTCGGGATTTTACTGGGTGCCGGCGGCGTGGGCGCCGTGGCCGGCGCGCTACTCATTAATGTCTTTCACCAGCGCTTTGGCACTGAAAAATCCGTTTCTGCACTTGCCGTGGTGAGCGGCATCGCCTTAATAGGCGTCGGCTGCAGCCGGACATTAATCCTCACCTGCCTAGGTATGCTGATTGCAGGCGGCGCCAGTATGTTAACCATTTCGCTACTTAATATTTCTGTGCAGCTGTCCGCCCCGCGCTGGGTCACCGCGCGGGCGCTGTCGCTTTTTTCTTCAATGCTGACCGGCGGCATCGCCATAGGGGCATGGCTGTGGGGTAATGTTGCCAATCAATGGTCTATAGAGATCGCCATTATTGCGTCCGGTGCAGTCATGCTAGTCATGCCACTGCTGTCAATTTTCCTGCGACTGCCCGAGGCCAATAATGCCGGTGCCGAAGCCGTCGCCATCTCATTCGAGCCCGAGGTTGCCCTCGCAATTACCATGCGCTCTGGCCCAGTGGTAATAGAAATTGAGTATCAGCTGAAGCCGTCAAAAGCGCGCGCATATTACGATGCAATGCAGGAAGTACGACGGGTACGTTTACGCAACGGCGGCTTTAATTGGTCGATCAGCCGCGACATCGCCGACCCCGAACTATGGGTAGAACGCTTCCACTTTCCAACGTGGGGGGATTATTTGCGGATGCGCGATCGCTACACCAAAGCCGATATCGATGCCCAGGCCGCCGCTGACGCTGCCACCATTAATGGCAGCATCAAGCACGTTCGGCGCTATCTAGATCGGCCCTTCGGCTCCGTGCGCTGGGATGCAGATTCGCCAGATCCAAAACAAGAACCCATGGTCCAGATAGGGCCATTAAATAATTAA
- a CDS encoding DUF305 domain-containing protein: MHSLRYTLVAIIIGLAAIALYSQSRQLEQIRAQLTEYQPSQIDIGFSQSMAIHHQQAIAMSQLMSDGRPSGLIPLAQNIAGQQLLELGQMQGWLRLWDKPFVPNSKDMVWMLMGSKPLDEAFQQYVIDCGKSAQGMPGLASAEDMQQLRVLAGRERDTLYLSLMLAHHQGGVPMARFATEEAHLPAVKLLAAQIVLDQSKEIQKISAILNAYAQAAEAAKDL; the protein is encoded by the coding sequence ATGCATTCGCTGCGTTACACCCTAGTCGCCATTATTATTGGCCTTGCGGCCATCGCACTCTATTCTCAATCGCGCCAGTTGGAACAAATACGAGCACAGCTAACAGAATATCAGCCCAGCCAAATCGACATTGGTTTCAGCCAATCCATGGCCATTCACCATCAGCAAGCCATTGCCATGTCTCAGCTAATGTCGGATGGTCGACCCAGCGGTCTCATACCTCTAGCCCAAAACATAGCCGGCCAACAGCTCTTAGAGCTAGGACAAATGCAGGGTTGGCTGCGACTATGGGACAAGCCCTTTGTCCCAAATTCAAAAGACATGGTCTGGATGCTTATGGGGTCAAAGCCTCTGGACGAGGCTTTTCAGCAATATGTCATTGATTGCGGCAAATCAGCCCAAGGCATGCCCGGCCTCGCCAGCGCCGAAGACATGCAACAACTCAGGGTGTTGGCGGGTCGCGAGCGTGACACCCTATACCTTAGCCTCATGCTAGCCCATCATCAGGGCGGTGTGCCGATGGCTCGTTTCGCGACTGAAGAGGCCCACTTGCCAGCTGTTAAACTGCTGGCAGCGCAAATCGTGTTGGACCAATCAAAGGAAATCCAGAAAATTAGCGCCATACTTAATGCCTATGCGCAAGCTGCTGAAGCCGCTAAGGACTTGTAA
- a CDS encoding LVIVD repeat-containing protein, protein MKPIAFLGALIAFSAIAACNSSSDNSNPTTSTAIAEGATPRASCGTGSLPEQGMQGRVSQADHDSGLAAQGFRCNTELVGSYMVPNAIGTVGGFKVERYVDASGNECAYYDSTLLFPSNALDLNVGVNVLDMSDPANPVLSARLLTPAMLSPHESLVVSQQAGILAAVMGSPAFYPGIVDVYDLSADCRDPQLQSSALVGVLGHESGMAPDGKTFYSASPGTPTLTAVDISNPRLPMPIWSGNYTSHGLSISNDGNRAYLASGNGKGVLIMDVSEIQARVANPQVREVASISWDNQTIPQNAIPFTRDGKAYLLEIDEYSKAQGGEGGGAPAVAAHGAVVGAGRIIDISDETQPRIISNLRLEVHEPENREAIAADPGAQNPTGGYAGHYCNIPTRVNPDIVACSMIISGLRIFDIRDPYNPREVAYYNAPVQPRVLTVPAPASNWAMSSPAFVAERKEIWYTDGYSGFYAIRVTNGAW, encoded by the coding sequence ATGAAACCCATCGCTTTCCTTGGCGCACTAATTGCGTTTAGTGCAATAGCAGCCTGTAATTCCAGCAGCGACAATAGCAATCCGACAACTAGCACCGCCATCGCAGAAGGCGCCACACCTCGCGCCAGCTGCGGCACAGGCTCATTGCCCGAGCAAGGTATGCAAGGCCGCGTCAGTCAGGCGGACCATGACAGCGGCTTGGCCGCTCAGGGATTTCGCTGTAACACCGAACTAGTTGGCTCATATATGGTGCCCAATGCCATCGGCACCGTGGGCGGCTTCAAAGTGGAGCGCTACGTGGATGCCAGCGGCAATGAGTGCGCCTATTACGACAGCACCCTACTTTTTCCAAGCAACGCCCTAGACTTGAACGTCGGCGTCAATGTGCTGGATATGAGCGACCCCGCCAACCCCGTCCTCAGCGCAAGACTGCTGACCCCGGCGATGCTATCGCCACACGAATCCTTGGTAGTCTCACAGCAAGCGGGCATTTTGGCGGCGGTTATGGGAAGCCCTGCCTTTTATCCCGGTATTGTAGATGTATATGACCTGTCAGCCGATTGCCGCGACCCACAATTACAATCTTCTGCCTTGGTTGGTGTTCTCGGCCACGAAAGCGGCATGGCACCCGATGGCAAAACCTTTTATTCGGCATCACCGGGCACGCCTACCCTAACCGCCGTCGACATTTCGAATCCACGGCTACCAATGCCGATATGGAGCGGAAACTACACTTCTCACGGCCTGTCTATTAGCAATGATGGCAACCGAGCTTATCTCGCCTCAGGCAATGGCAAGGGTGTCTTGATAATGGACGTGTCGGAAATTCAAGCGCGGGTAGCCAATCCTCAGGTACGGGAAGTGGCCAGTATCAGCTGGGACAATCAAACTATTCCGCAAAACGCTATTCCCTTTACTCGGGATGGCAAAGCCTATTTATTGGAAATTGACGAATACTCCAAAGCCCAGGGTGGCGAAGGCGGCGGTGCACCCGCTGTGGCCGCTCACGGCGCCGTTGTCGGTGCTGGTCGTATTATCGATATTAGCGACGAAACCCAACCACGGATAATTTCTAATCTGCGCTTGGAGGTTCACGAGCCCGAAAATCGAGAGGCTATTGCCGCTGACCCCGGCGCGCAAAACCCCACCGGTGGCTACGCAGGGCACTACTGCAACATTCCCACCCGAGTTAACCCAGATATCGTCGCCTGCAGCATGATTATCTCTGGGCTGCGCATTTTCGATATTCGCGATCCCTACAATCCCCGCGAGGTGGCCTACTACAATGCTCCGGTACAACCCAGAGTCCTAACCGTCCCCGCCCCCGCAAGCAACTGGGCAATGTCTAGTCCCGCCTTTGTCGCCGAGCGCAAAGAGATTTGGTATACCGACGGCTACAGCGGCTTCTATGCCATTCGCGTTACTAACGGTGCGTGGTAA
- a CDS encoding TonB-dependent receptor, whose translation MNNNNKLRHYRLPTARPNKSKIGHQCIAALLAAALMPSSSFANKSSGTLEEVLVTARKRSESMQTIPIAVSALTGQDLLDRGISNTKELTKMIPSLEIREGQANQIYIRGIGERTGFARVDPAVGVYLDDLFLPRSDGQLLDTVDVQSIQVLRGPQGTLFGKNTTGGALVVSLIKPNDSHEAYVDVGAGNFGQRHLKAAINVPISDTFFSRVAVNINKNNGFIEDVSNGRSNSSIDRQSLLFQTRWEASESFSIDTQAFLGKVRENFPGANCNVPSNHALYIEGLWVAHPGDTDPSNLTAFRENCESNSRQRLGDLKSNEGENAQLNKDLDTLLLAATTEWEISDSLSFKTVIGLRGEKEGPIQASDTDGGPALWGSYVNTEDSNRRSYSLELQLNGDAFSQRLNYTTGLFLMHETNTENFTITNTLRGLDAQTVGEIGLGEKPTRPVPGGTIPLIGFVGAPLIASEFDLANTTAALFAQGSFDLTQQLEITLGFRITAERRESELTTLEADMDAIGERITGSGLFGNGMTVGVFGPGAEGFYPYLGPLGWRDDPVSIAAALFPDANGDALLDYPVNPNSFRRETREEVFTQSTPMLSVSYTLPEQWLDGSFIDSSMLYATWSRGFKSGFFEPRGIDGLQKIEPEVVTNHEIGFKVDAFDRSLRINAAFYAMDFNDQQLIAVGADSQQNIAVVFSNAGKSEIRGAEFEINWLPLPALAFNAALSINNYRYLEFTELDLQAAVIGQEKRVDRTNETFPVTPDKSASIGVQYTWSGDFGEISPRIDVSYKSAIFYGFDPGSYAIFKQDEELAGQPAYALIDARLSWQNPAGDTTVSGWVKNLSDERYRIGVVAVADSSGIYNQAYGEPRMFGIDIRKTY comes from the coding sequence TTGAATAACAATAATAAATTAAGGCATTACCGCTTACCCACCGCCAGACCCAATAAGTCAAAAATCGGCCATCAATGTATTGCCGCACTGCTTGCCGCAGCGCTGATGCCAAGCAGCAGCTTTGCCAATAAAAGCAGTGGCACCCTAGAAGAGGTTTTGGTCACCGCCCGCAAGCGCAGTGAAAGTATGCAAACTATCCCGATTGCCGTCAGCGCCCTCACTGGTCAAGACTTACTAGACAGAGGTATAAGCAATACCAAAGAACTGACCAAGATGATTCCCAGTTTGGAAATTCGCGAGGGCCAAGCGAATCAAATTTATATCCGTGGCATTGGTGAGCGCACCGGCTTCGCCCGGGTCGACCCCGCCGTGGGCGTATATTTGGACGATTTGTTTCTGCCTCGCTCAGACGGCCAGCTTTTGGATACCGTCGATGTACAAAGCATCCAGGTATTGCGCGGCCCACAAGGTACGCTGTTCGGCAAAAACACCACTGGCGGTGCCTTGGTGGTCAGCCTGATCAAACCCAATGACAGCCACGAGGCTTATGTCGATGTTGGCGCGGGAAACTTCGGTCAAAGACACCTCAAAGCAGCAATCAACGTTCCCATCAGCGACACTTTTTTTAGTCGGGTCGCGGTCAATATCAACAAAAATAACGGCTTTATAGAAGATGTATCCAACGGCCGAAGTAATAGCTCGATTGATCGCCAATCCCTACTATTCCAAACCCGCTGGGAAGCCAGTGAATCATTCAGCATCGACACCCAAGCCTTTTTGGGTAAGGTGCGCGAAAACTTCCCCGGCGCCAATTGTAATGTGCCAAGTAATCACGCCCTGTATATCGAAGGGCTGTGGGTCGCCCACCCAGGTGATACCGACCCCAGCAATTTAACGGCATTTCGGGAAAACTGCGAAAGCAATTCCCGCCAACGACTCGGTGACCTTAAATCTAATGAGGGCGAAAATGCTCAGCTCAACAAAGATCTCGATACCCTGCTACTCGCAGCCACGACGGAGTGGGAAATCAGTGACAGCTTGAGTTTTAAAACCGTGATCGGTCTTCGCGGTGAAAAAGAAGGCCCCATCCAGGCCAGCGACACCGACGGCGGCCCAGCATTGTGGGGCAGCTATGTGAATACCGAGGACAGTAACCGCCGGTCATATAGCCTCGAACTTCAGTTAAATGGTGACGCATTCTCCCAACGCCTGAACTACACCACCGGTCTCTTCTTAATGCACGAGACCAATACCGAAAACTTCACCATCACCAATACACTCAGAGGCTTGGACGCTCAAACCGTGGGTGAAATTGGCCTAGGTGAAAAGCCCACGCGACCGGTTCCAGGCGGCACCATACCGCTGATTGGTTTTGTAGGCGCCCCACTCATTGCCTCAGAATTTGATCTTGCCAACACCACCGCCGCCCTATTTGCCCAAGGCTCATTCGACCTGACTCAACAACTTGAAATCACTCTAGGATTTCGTATTACCGCCGAGCGACGCGAGTCCGAGTTGACCACACTAGAAGCGGACATGGACGCCATTGGCGAACGCATAACTGGCAGCGGCCTCTTTGGTAACGGAATGACAGTGGGTGTATTTGGTCCGGGCGCGGAGGGTTTCTATCCTTATCTGGGGCCGCTGGGCTGGCGGGATGATCCGGTCAGTATCGCCGCTGCTTTATTTCCCGACGCCAATGGCGACGCCCTGCTCGACTACCCGGTCAACCCCAATAGCTTTCGCAGGGAAACTCGCGAGGAGGTCTTTACCCAAAGCACCCCCATGCTATCGGTGTCATACACCCTGCCCGAGCAATGGCTGGACGGCAGTTTTATCGACAGCAGTATGCTGTATGCCACTTGGAGCCGAGGCTTTAAGTCAGGCTTCTTTGAGCCGCGCGGTATAGATGGTCTGCAAAAAATCGAACCCGAGGTCGTCACCAATCACGAAATTGGCTTTAAAGTGGACGCCTTTGATCGCAGCCTGCGTATAAATGCCGCTTTTTATGCCATGGACTTTAACGACCAGCAATTAATCGCGGTGGGCGCCGACTCCCAACAAAACATTGCAGTGGTATTCAGTAATGCCGGTAAATCGGAAATTCGCGGCGCAGAATTTGAAATTAACTGGCTGCCACTGCCGGCGCTGGCATTCAATGCCGCACTGAGTATCAATAATTACCGCTATCTGGAATTTACCGAACTCGATCTACAAGCCGCCGTTATCGGCCAAGAAAAACGGGTTGATCGCACTAATGAAACCTTTCCCGTTACGCCTGATAAATCGGCTTCTATCGGCGTGCAGTACACCTGGTCTGGCGATTTTGGCGAGATAAGCCCACGCATTGATGTTAGTTATAAAAGCGCTATTTTTTACGGCTTTGATCCCGGTTCTTACGCTATATTCAAACAGGATGAAGAGCTGGCAGGTCAACCGGCCTACGCCTTGATCGACGCCCGCTTGTCTTGGCAAAACCCGGCGGGTGACACCACCGTATCTGGCTGGGTAAAAAACCTGAGTGATGAGCGTTATCGCATCGGCGTTGTTGCGGTTGCCGATTCCTCAGGGATCTACAACCAAGCCTATGGCGAGCCGCGCATGTTCGGTATCGACATTAGAAAAACCTATTAA
- a CDS encoding transglutaminase-like domain-containing protein, translating into MMNSRAISALNDSIRLPAYQTAKCLAVLVFATLLAACGSIQETEEQARQGTSEQWQSVSLGDHKMGYRHILKESTKSLIKTTETLSVTLSQPGSRDREISTTLSYHESKSGKPIALYKTIVSDTANHQMSAIVKGSSLALRLKESAKAEYYPIEQPFYLPEGLRLALLKQSGAVRQLEYYSWNFSTRQFNRTQLTVKAYSSPDQPDYAWHIQRATVIGGSSKYTDIFADKEFRPLTERSHSNGDEVLIASCDKACAMASFVPNTHVYRQLIQSPYKITDTALNGKIRYRLVGDFSLLPPTTYEQEVKRTPQGTELVICQDCGTEAPPSAADLRVAVSNNYWLPAQNPIFKNLVTEILPDRNSDVSGQMQRLTRYVTRHMSDEASYSGYATALEAYESKQGDCTEHALLLATLARAAEIPTRVVFGLAYTNERFLGRKYVFVPHAWVQAWTGERWESYDSGLGAFTAGYIALGLSNGDQADILKINEQLHKIHIESAIQIRSR; encoded by the coding sequence ATGATGAACTCGCGCGCAATTTCAGCTCTAAATGACAGTATTCGGCTCCCCGCGTACCAAACGGCAAAATGCCTTGCCGTGCTGGTATTCGCCACGTTATTAGCCGCCTGCGGGTCTATACAAGAGACCGAGGAGCAAGCCCGCCAAGGCACAAGCGAGCAATGGCAGTCAGTCAGCCTTGGCGACCACAAGATGGGCTATCGCCACATCCTCAAAGAAAGTACCAAGTCCCTAATTAAAACCACCGAAACCCTATCTGTTACCTTGAGCCAACCAGGCAGCCGAGACCGAGAAATCAGCACCACTCTGAGCTATCACGAATCCAAGTCTGGCAAACCTATCGCCCTGTATAAAACCATAGTATCAGACACCGCCAACCACCAGATGAGCGCGATCGTAAAAGGAAGCTCACTCGCATTGCGACTCAAAGAAAGTGCAAAAGCAGAGTACTACCCCATAGAACAACCTTTCTACTTGCCCGAAGGCCTGCGGCTCGCCTTACTTAAACAAAGCGGTGCTGTTCGCCAATTAGAGTATTACAGCTGGAATTTTAGCACCCGCCAGTTCAACAGGACTCAGCTAACAGTAAAAGCCTACTCGAGCCCAGATCAGCCCGACTACGCCTGGCATATACAAAGAGCCACCGTTATTGGCGGCAGTAGTAAATACACCGACATTTTCGCTGATAAGGAATTTCGGCCTTTAACTGAGCGCAGCCATTCAAACGGCGACGAAGTCCTCATTGCTAGCTGCGACAAAGCCTGCGCAATGGCAAGCTTTGTCCCCAACACCCACGTTTACCGACAACTGATTCAATCACCTTATAAAATCACTGACACCGCGCTGAACGGTAAAATACGCTATCGCCTGGTGGGTGACTTTAGCTTGCTACCGCCCACCACCTACGAACAGGAGGTAAAGCGCACGCCGCAAGGAACCGAGCTTGTCATCTGCCAAGACTGCGGCACAGAAGCGCCACCCAGTGCAGCGGATTTGCGCGTGGCAGTGAGCAACAACTACTGGCTGCCCGCGCAGAATCCCATATTTAAAAACTTAGTCACCGAAATATTGCCAGACCGCAACTCCGACGTGAGTGGCCAGATGCAGCGCCTGACACGCTATGTCACGCGGCATATGAGCGATGAGGCCAGCTATTCGGGTTATGCAACAGCCCTCGAAGCCTACGAAAGCAAACAGGGCGATTGCACGGAGCACGCTCTGTTGCTGGCCACACTCGCCCGAGCGGCAGAAATACCGACCAGAGTAGTATTTGGCCTCGCCTACACTAATGAGCGTTTTTTGGGACGAAAATACGTGTTTGTGCCACACGCATGGGTACAGGCATGGACGGGAGAACGATGGGAAAGTTATGACAGCGGGCTGGGGGCTTTTACTGCCGGCTATATCGCTCTTGGACTAAGCAATGGTGATCAAGCAGACATACTGAAAATCAATGAACAGCTACACAAAATCCATATTGAATCGGCAATACAAATCAGGAGTCGCTGA